A region of Catharus ustulatus isolate bCatUst1 chromosome 34, bCatUst1.pri.v2, whole genome shotgun sequence DNA encodes the following proteins:
- the SLC8A2 gene encoding sodium/calcium exchanger 2 — protein sequence MMYLFLGVSIIADRFMASIEVITSREKEITVTKANGETSVGTVRIWNETVSNLTLMALGSSAPEILLSLIEVCGHRFQAGELGPGTIVGSAAFNMFVVIAVCVYAIPAGECRRIKHLRVFFVTASWSIFAYIWLYLILAVITPGVVQVWEAFLTLLFFPACVVFAWAADKRLLFYKYVYKRYRADPRSGIIIGTEAERPPKDLEADGGFVAAAPPAASEAEPGVVSPSPTPEEKELDESRREVIQILKDLKQKHPEKELEQLLDAANYMALVHQQKSRAFYRIQATRLMTGAGNVLKKHAAEAARRSPALPGEDDEDDDEDEACSRIFFEPCLYHCLENCGSVTLAVACQQGLGANQTFYVDFRTEDGSAKAGSDYEYSEGTLIFKPGETRKELAIGIIDDDIFEEDEHFFVRLLNLRVGDAEGMFEADSDDHPKGKLVAPLVATVTILDDDHAGIFGFRERSVRVSECQGHVEVTVVRSSGARGTVMVPFRTVEGTARGGGVDYEDASGELEFRNDETAKTLQVKIVDDEEYEKKENFFIELGTPRWLKRGISALLLAQGDGDRQLSAEEEEARRIAEMGKPVLGDNRRLEVVIEESYDFKNTVDKLMKKTNLATVIGTHSWREQFLEAITVSAGDEDDDDEGREERLPSCFDYVMHFLTVFWKVLFACVPPTALLGGWAAFGVSILLLALLTALIGDLAAHFGCTLGLKDSVNAVVFVALGTSIPDTFASRVAALQDPCADASIGNVTGSNAVNVFLGLGLAWSVAAVYWAAQGRPFRVPPGTLAFPVTLFTIFAFLAIAVLLWRRRAPIGGELGGPRAPKVLTAALFLLLWLLYVVFASLEAYCHIQGF from the exons ATGATGTACCTGTTCCTGGGCGTGTCCATCATCGCCGACCGCTTCATGGCCTCCATCGAGGTGATCACGTCGCGCGAGAAGGAGATCACCGTCACCAAAGCCAACGGCGAGACCAGCGTGGGCACCGTGCGCATCTGGAACGAGACCGTGTCCAACCTGACGTTGATGGCGTTGGGTTCGTCGGCGCCCGAGATCCTCCTGTCGCTCATCGAGGTGTGCGGGCATCGGTTCCAGGCCGGCGAGCTCGGCCCCGGCACCATCGTGGGCAGCGCCGCCTTCAACATGTTCGTGGTGATCGCCGTGTGCGTCTACGCCATCCCGGCGGGCGAGTGCCGGCGCATCAAGCACCTGCGCGTCTTCTTCGTCACGGCCTCGTGGAGCATCTTCGCCTACATCTGGCTCTACCTGATCCTGGCGGTGATCACGCCGGGCGTGGTGCAGGTGTGGGAGGCGTTCCTGACGCTGCTCTTCTTCCCGGCGTGCGTGGTGTTCGCCTGGGCGGCCGACAAGAGGTTGTTGTTCTACAAGTACGTCTACAAGCGCTACCGCGCCGACCCGCGCAGCGGGATCATCATCGGCACCGAGGCCGAGCGGCCGCCCAAGGATCTGGAGGCCGACGGCGGTTTCGTCGCGGCGGCGCCGCCGGCGGCGTCCGAGGCGGAGCCCGGCGTCGTTTCGCCGTCGCCGACGCCcgaggagaaggagctggacGAGAGCCGGCGCGAGGTGATCCAGATCCTCAAGGATTTGAAGCAGAAACACCcggagaaggagctggagcagctcttggaCGCCGCCAACTACATGGCGTTGGTTCACCAGCAGAAAAGCCGCGCTTTCTACCGCATCCAAGCCACGCGGCTCATGACCGGCGCCGGCAACGTGCTGAAGAAACACGCGGCCGAGGCGGCGCGGCGCTCGCCGGCGCTGCCGGGAGAGGACGACGAGGACGACGACGAGGACGAGGCGTGCAGCCGGATCTTCTTCGAGCCGTGCCTGTACCACTGCCTGGAGAACTGCGGCTCGGTGACGCTGGCCGTGGCGTGCCAGCAGGGTTTGGGCGCCAACCAGACGTTCTACGTGGATTTCCGCACCGAGGACGGCTCGGCCAAGGCGGGGTCGGACTACGAGTACAGCGAGGGGACGCTCATCTTCAAGCCCGGCGAGACGCGCAAGGAGTTGGCCATCGGCATCATCGACGACGACATCTTCGAGGAGGACGAGCATTTCTTCGTGCGGCTGCTCAACCTGCGCGTGGGCGACGCCGAGGGGATGTTCGAGGCCGATTCTGATGACCACCCCAAGGGGAAGTTGGTGGCGCCGCTGGTGGCCACGGTGACCATCCTGGACGACGACCACGCCGGGATTTTCGGGTTCCGGGAGCGGTCGGTGCGCGTCAGCGAGTGCCAGGGCCACGTGGAGGTGACGGTGGTGCGGAGCTCCGGCGCGCGCGGCACGGTCATGGTGCCGTTCCGCACCGTGGAGGGGACGGCGCGAGGGGGAGGCGTCGACTACGAGGACGCCAGCGGGGAGTTGGAGTTCCGGAACGACGAGACGGc GAAGACGCTGCAGGTGAAGATCGTGGACGATGAGGAGTACGAGAAGAAGGAGAATTTCTTCATCGAGCTGGGGACGCCGCGCTGGCTCAAGCGCGGCATCTCGG CTCTTCTGCTCGCCCAAG gggacGGTGACCGCCAGCTCTCGGCCGAGGAAGAGGAGGCTCGGCGAATCGCCGAAATGGGCAAACCGGTGCTGGGCGACAACCGGCGCCTCGAGGTCGTCATCGAGGAGTCCTACGACTTcaag AACACGGTGGACAAGCTGATGAAGAAAACCAACCTGGCCACCGTCATCGGCACGCACTCGTGGCGGGAGCAGTTCCTGGAGGCCATCACCGTCAGCGcag GTGACGAAGACGACGACGACGAGGGCCGCGAGGAGCGGCTGCCGTCGTGCTTCGATTACGTCATGCACTTCCTGACGGtgttctggaaggttctgttCGCCTGCGTGCCGCCCACGGCGCTGCTGGGGGGCTGGGCGGCCTTCGGcgtctccatcctcctcctcgcGCTGCTCACCGCGCTCATCGGGGACCTGGCCGCGCACTTCGGCTGCACCCTGGGCCTCAAGGACTCGGTCAACGCCGTCGTGTTCGTGGCCTTGGGGACGTCCATTCCtg ACACCTTCGCCAGCCGCGTGGCCGCCCTCCAGGACCCTTGCGCCGACGCCTCCATCGGCAACGTCACCGGTTCCAACGCCGTCAACGTCTTCCTGGGCCTGGGGCTGGCCTGGTCGGTGGCCGCCGTGTACTGGGCGGCGCAGGGGCGGCCGTTCCGCGTCCCGCCGGGCACCTTGGCCTTCCCGGTGACGCTTTTCACCATCTTCGCCTTCCTGGCCATCGCCGTGCTGCTGTGGCGGCGCCGCGCGCCCATCGGCGGCGAGCTGGGCGGGCCCAGGGCGCCCAAGGTGCTGACGGCCGCGCTCTTCTTGCTGCTGTGGTTGTTGTACGTGGTGTTCGCCAGTTTGGAGGCGTATTGTCACATCCAGGGGTTTtga